TGCGCGTTCTTCTAAAAGCGATGCCCCTGTGCGATATTCTGTTCTTTTGAGCCGTTGATATCTGGGCAAAAGTTTTATGGGTCCCGAAAGGAACAAAGACAGGGTCATATCCGAAACCGCGCTTTCCTTTTAACTGACAGATAATACTTCCTTTGACCTTTCCTTCGATCGTCTTGATCTTTTTCCCGGGCCTTGCAATGGCAACGGCGCAAACAAAACAAGCGGTCCTTTTACCTTCGGGGAACCCTTTCATCACGCGCAGAAGTTTTTCGCACAACCTTTTTGGGGTGGCGGGAGGAGCAACGAACCTGGCAGACCTTACCCCCGGTTTTTTGTTGAGCGCGTTAACACAGAGCCCGCTGTCATCCGCGATAGAAACAAGCCCGAGTTCCTTCTCCACTGCTCTTGCTTTTTTTACCGCGTTCTCTTTGAAGGTCCTTCCGTTCTCCGACACTTTTATCTTTTTGGGGAAATCCGAAAGAGAGGCTATTTTTAAACCTTTTATGTCCAGGATCTTCCCTATTTCCCTGACCTTGTCCTTATTTGAAGTCGCAAGAACTATCTGCATTTGAGGGCTTTTGCTCCTATGTCCCTGCGAAAATACATATCCTCGAATTTTATCTTTGCGACCGC
The DNA window shown above is from Candidatus Margulisiibacteriota bacterium and carries:
- the rdgB gene encoding RdgB/HAM1 family non-canonical purine NTP pyrophosphatase, which codes for MQIVLATSNKDKVREIGKILDIKGLKIASLSDFPKKIKVSENGRTFKENAVKKARAVEKELGLVSIADDSGLCVNALNKKPGVRSARFVAPPATPKRLCEKLLRVMKGFPEGKRTACFVCAVAIARPGKKIKTIEGKVKGSIICQLKGKRGFGYDPVFVPFGTHKTFAQISTAQKNRISHRGIAFRRTRKYLLSILEKK